In Ostrinia nubilalis chromosome 12, ilOstNubi1.1, whole genome shotgun sequence, one DNA window encodes the following:
- the LOC135076627 gene encoding uncharacterized protein LOC135076627, with the protein MATIRTPAKSKTDNDRSPRLSPETAKAGLSPNAAATSKVRRSIGEWEAGLSEPRPCTSKTHPHTPEQPEQGKAPAPSRTVKQKAASPRQLKELPTRRPSADTAEEVQMPAPKKRGPTGRMAEARDWLVYAKFNVNKSRNMKTDLKAGAILAVDNLYRLIKEYAEELTRKTTGAKTPAAAATTPPETKSVGVNTEEIGLNEGRMGNDVDEGRRDMGTKDIVELLKVQGETINKTYLELEKLRQGLEAEKTAPISYAEAAATTSGRPGAIRPALHSVIITSKDEKETGDEVLDRVRKSVNAKDGWVTVERVRKVKDRRVVIGCKTEEARRRVKERLKGAEDHLTVEEIKNHDPMVVLKDVLKMNSDEDIMAAFKNQNGEVLKGLNGEDAKFDIKYRRKARNQHCDHVVLRVSPRLYNNLVGRGYVHIDMQRVRVEDQSPLVQCSMCLGYGHGRKFCRESVPKCSHCGGPHMKQDCADWMAGDSPRCCNCTAAKFSENLEHNAFSPECSANLQRCSQATDELMMEAAKGKLAFALVQEPYTGATRILKTYRGTRVVQSAVSGGGTVKAAIVLFDDSIDLTLCPTLTTENIAVAKLRTAAWEILVVSVYLQGDGDIEADIGSIRDILERTGGRSTVLGGDVNSWSIWWGSVDTNRRGETLGAALDEMGLHILNRGTEPTYDYHRGGRRYTSCVDITTCTEDLLDRVDNWRLNADMTVSDHRAILFEIKLEKSKGIDVKRTTRKFNTRKANWVELREELTLIWERDRINREEIGSVTTKEELDKKIEQYTKGIDEACEKHIPKIKEGKRKGLPWWTEQLSEKKAEVKRLRRRIAGAAQERREVVLQEYLQAKNEYTRLVKNTKTESWKSFCGKQERESMWDGIYRVIGRTTNRQEDTPLIRDGRVMEGDGSAKLLSETFYPKDDIHEDNEAHKALRLRAETVNEGEDDDSSDPPFTMEELRWAVESFNPKKAPGVDGLTADICRVAINHDPKLFLEFANKCLSVYHFPTIWKEAVVVILPKPGKENYTTPKSYRPIGLLPVLGKIFEKMLVRRIRWHTADHLCKTQYGFTPQRSTEDSLYDMMTHIKSGLKRKKIMVMVSLDIEGAFDSAWWPAIRCRLEELKCPKNIRKVVDSYLTDRMVRVRYAGAEHAVETTKGCVQGSIGGPTFWNILLDPLLKGLGNRGDYCQAFADDVVLVFSGETAQEVQRQANAALAYVWDWGVANKLKFAPHKTNAMVITNKLKHDTPILSMGGGDIALSKEIKLLGLTIDEKLTFNSHVANVCRKALNIYKQLARAAKVEWGLSSEIIRTIYVAVIEPIIMYASSAWSPAASKLGIRKHLNEVQRGFAQKMVKAYRTTSLNSALVLSGLLPLDLRIREAASLYEIKKGYSRRVVEDRAVEVPIPYARAPHPAKIAYLEFGMVENSADLIQRVNDGPQVFTDGSKIEGKVGAALSLWNDGAEITVKKLKLEEFCTVFQAELLAITKATAIIKAHRTGGIFSIYSDSRSALETITRGVSLHPLVIETRKNIQEAAENGKTIKLFWIKAHAGMEGNERADELAKEAALRLKKKPDYDECPISFVKRILRQDTIGEWEKRYQTEQTAKTTKLFLPSAAQAYRMIRSVQPYGKLTQILTGHGGFAQYLNRFKCRESPSCACDDLVEETVPHLLVECPIFERLRFDLEQAIDYSPPSDTKR; encoded by the exons ATGGCTACCATCCGAACCCCAGCTAAAAGTAAGACGGACAATGACAGGAGCCCCAGGCTCTCCCCTGAGACGGCTAAGGCTGGCCTTAGCCCCAACGCCGCCGCGACATCTAAAGTGAGGCGTAGCATAGGAGAGTGGGAAGCGGGACTCAGTGAACCCCGGCCTTGCACATCGAAGACACACCCGCATACCCCCGAGCAGCCGGAGCAGGGCAAGGCACCTGCACCTTCTCGGACGGTGAAACAGAAGGCTGCGTCTCCTCGACAGCTCAAAGAGCTGCCGACGCGAAGGCCGTCTGCGGACACGGCCGAGGAGGTGCAGATGCCAGCGCCGAAGAAGAGGGGGCCCACCGGCAGGATGGCCGAAGCTAGAGACTGGCTCGTGTACGCGAAATTTAATGTTAATAAATCTCGCAACATGAAGACAGACCTCAAGGCTGGGGCCATCCTGGCGGTGGACAACCTCTACCGGCTGATTAAGGAGTACGCGGAGGAACTTACCCGTAAGACGACCGGCGCGAAGACACCCGCAGCCGCAGCAACAACGCCACCTGAAACAAAAAGTGTTGGGGTTAATACTGAGGAAATAGGACTGAATGAGGGACGGATGGGAAATGATGTGGACGAAGGGAGAAGGGATATGGGGACGAAGGACATTGTGGAGCTCCTCAAGGTCCAGGGGGAGACTATAAACAAGACTTACCTGGAGCTTGAGAAGCTGCGACAGGGACTTGAAGCGGAGAAAACGGCACCAATATCTTACGCCGAGGCTGCTGCCACAACATCGGGTAGACCTGGCGCGATCCGGCCGGCGCTGCACTCTGTAATCATAACATCAAAAGATGAGAAAGAGACCGGGGACGAGGTACTGGACAGAGTGCGCAAATCGGTGAACGCCAAGGACGGGTGGGTGACCGTGGAACGAGTCCGGAAGGTGAAGGATCGGAGAGTGGTGATCGGGTGCAAGACGGAGGAGGCTCGACGGCGTGTAAAGGAGCGCCTTAAGGGTGCAGAGGACCATCTCACCGTCGAGGAAATTAAGAACCATGACCCCATGGTGGTTCTGAAGGACGTCCTTAAGATGAACAGTGACGAGGACATAATGGCGGCCTTCAAGAACCAAAATGGGGAGGTTCTTAAGGGACTCAACGGAGAGGATGCCAAATTCGACATCAAGTACAGACGCAAGGCGAGGAACCAGCATTGCGACCACGTAGTGTTGAGGGTGTCGCCGCGTCTGTACAACAATTTGGTAGGCCGGGGATACGTGCACATTGATATGCAGCGTGTGAGGGTTGAGGACCAGTCGCCCCTGGTCCAGTGCTCAATGTGTTTGGGGTATGGCCACGGACGCAAGTTCTGCAGGGAGAGTGTTCCCAAGTGCAGCCATTGCGGTGGCCCCCACATGAAACAGGACTGCGCAGATTGGATGGCGGGGGACAGCCCTAGATGTTGCAACTGCACGGCGGCAAAGTTCTCGGAGAACCTGGAGCATAACGCCTTTAGCCCTGAATGCTCA GCCAATCTCCAAAGGTGCTCCCAAGCAACAGacgagctgatgatggaagctGCGAAGGGGAAACTTGCCTTTGCGCTAGTCCAGGAGCCTTACACCGGAGCCACCAGGATACTCAAGACCTACCGAGGGACCAGAGTGGTGCAGAGTGCGGTGAGCGGAGGTGGGACGGTAAAGGCAGCAATCGTGCTGTTCGACGACAGCATCGACCTGACCTTGTGCCCTACGCTCACCACCGAGAACATAGCAGTTGCTAAGCTCAGGACCGCGGCGTGGGAGATCTTGGTGGTTTCGGTGTATCTGCAGGGCGATGGCGACATCGAAGCGGACATTGGGAGCATCAGGGATATCTTGGAGAGGACGGGGGGCAGGAGCACGGTGCTGGGGGGAGATGTGAATTCCTGGAGCATCTGGTGGGGGAGTGTTGACACAAATAGAAGGGGAGAGACACTTGGAGCGGCACTTGATGAGATGGGCCTACACATACTCAACAGAGGAACCGAACCCACGTACGATTACCACAGAGGAGGGCGAAGGTACACAAGCTGCGTGGACATAACAACTTGCACGGAGGACCTGCTAGACCGAGTCGACAACTGGAGGCTGAACGCTGACATGACTGTATCCGACCACAGGGCAATTcttttcgaaataaaattggaaaAATCAAAGGGGATAGATGTAAAAAGAACCACTAGAAAATTTAATACAAGGAAGGCAAACTGGGTTGAGCTCCGAGAGGAGCTCACTCTTATCTGGGAAAGGGATAGAATTAATAGAGAGGAAATAGGAAGTGTTACAACTAAGGAAGAATTAGATAAGAAAATAGAGCAGTATACTAAAGGGATAGATGAGGCGTGTGAGAAGCACATACCCAAAATTAAGGAAGGGAAAAGAAAAGGATTGCCTTGGTGGACGGAACAGTTGTCAGAAAAGAAAGCGGAAGTAAAGAGACTCAGAAGAAGAATAGCGGGAGCAGCTCAGGAGCGCCGGGAGGTTGTTCTCCAGGAATACCTCCAGGCAAAGAATGAGTACACGCGGCTTGTTAAAAACACTAAAACCGAGAGCTGGAAGAGCTTCTGTGGTAAACAAGAGCGAGAAAGTATGTGGGACGGCATTTATCGAGTGATAGGCCGGACGACAAATCGCCAAGAAGACACTCCACTGATCAGGGACGGTAGAGTCATGGAGGGAGATGGGTCCGCAAAACTTCTGTCGGAGACCTTCTACCCCAAGGATGACATTCATGAGGATAATGAAGCTCACAAGGCACTGAGACTAAGAGCGGAAACGGTGAATGAGGGGGAAGATGATGACTCATCCGACCCCCCATTCACCATGGAAGAACTCAGGTGGGCAGTGGAGAGCTTCAATCCCAAGAAGGCCCCGGGGGTAGACGGATTAACGGCAGACATATGCAGAGTGGCCATAAACCATGACCCTAAACTGTTCCTGGAGTTTGCTAATAAGTGCCTGAGTGTCTATCACTTTCCCACAATCTGGAAGGAGGCAGTGGTCGTTATCTTGCCCAAGCCAGGAAAGGAGAACTACACAACCCCCAAATCGTACCGGCCGATTGGACTTTTGCCGGTGCTGGGGAAGATCTTTGAGAAGATGCTGGTACGACGGATCAGATGGCACACAGCAGACCACCTGTGCAAAACGCAGTATGGGTTCACACCGCAGCGCAGTACCGAGGACTCCCTCTACGACATGATGACACACATCAAGAGCGGCCTCAAGCGAAAGAAGATCATGGTGATGGTGTCGCTTGATATAGAGGGAGCCTTCGATAGCGCATGGTGGCCCGCGATCCGATGCAGATTAGAGGAGTTAAAGTGTCCAAAAAACATCCGGAAAGTCGTGGATAGTTATCTCACAGATCGCATGGTGAGGGTAAGGTACGCAGGAGCGGAACACGCTGTCGAAACCACTAAGGGATGTGTCCAGGGGTCTATCGGGGGACCAACCTTCTGGAATATTCTGTTGGACCCACTGCTGAAGGGACTTGGAAATAGGGGAGATTACTGTCAGGCCTTCGCGGACGACGTCGTGCTGGTGTTCTCCGGGGAGACGGCCCAAGAAGTTCAGAGACAGGCAAATGCCGCTCTGGCCTATGTTTGGGATTGGGGTGTCGCAAATAAGCTAAAGTTTGCACCACATAAGACCAATGCAATGGTGATAACAAACAAGCTCAAACACGACACCCCGATCCTGAGCATGGGCGGGGGGGACATTGCTTTGTCGAAAGAGATTAAGTTGTTGGGCCTTACGATAGACGAAAAACTCACGTTCAATTCACACGTGGCAAACGTCTGTCGTAAGGCACTCAACATCTATAAACAACTGGCTAGAGCAGCCAAAGTCGAATGGGGGCTCTCGTCGGAGATCATCAGGACGATTTACGTCGCCGTTATAGAGCCGATCATCATGTACGCGTCGAGTGCATGGTCACCAGCTGCCAGCAAATTGGGAATCAGGAAACACCTAAACGAGGTGCAACGTGGTTTTGCTCAAAAAATGGTTAAGGCGTACAGGACGACCTCGCTCAACTCGGCTCTGGTACTCTCCGGGCTGCTTCCACTTGATCTTAGGATCAGAGAGGCAGCCTCTCTTTATGAGATAAAGAAAGGATATTCCCGGAGAGTAGTAGAAGACCGAGCAGTAGAAGTGCCGATACCTTACGCAAGGGCACCTCATCCAGCCAAAATAGCATACCTAGAGTTTGGGATGGTGGAAAATAGTGCAGATCTCATCCAGAGAGTCAATGACGGACCCCAAGTCTTTACAGACGGAAGCAAGATAGAGGGGAAGGTCGGCGCAGCCTTATCATTATGGAATGATGGTGCGGAGATCACGGTCAAGAAACTTAAACTGGAGGAGTTCTGCACTGTTTTTCAGGCCGAACTTCTTGCAATAACTAAGGCAACAGCAATAATTAAGGCACATAGGACCGGTGGAATCTTCAGTATCTACAGCGACTCCAGATCTGCGCTGGAGACAATCACCCGTGGCGTTTCTCTCCATCCTCTCGTGATTGAGACCAGGAAGAACATCCAAGAGGCAGCTGAAAACGGCAAAACCATCAAACTCTTCTGGATCAAGGCCCACGCGGGGATGGAGGGAAACGAGCGGGCGGATGAGCTCGCGAAAGAGGCAGCGCTTAGACTAAAGAAGAAACCGGACTATGATGAGTGCCCTATCTCATTCGTTAAGCGTATTTTACGCCAAGATACGATTGGCGAATGGGAAAAGCGGTACCAAACGGAGCAGACCGCAAAAACCACCAAGTTGTTCCTCCCAAGCGCAGCGCAGGCGTATAGGATGATCAGGAGCGTGCAACCCTATGGGAAACTCACGCAGATCCTCACGGGGCACGGTGGGTTCGCCCAATACTTGAACCGATTCAAGTGTCGGGAGAGCCCATCGTGTGCGTGTGATGATCTGGTTGAGGAGACAGTCCCCCACTTGCTGGTGGAATGCCCGATTTTCGAAAGATTGAGATTCGACCTAGAACAGGCAATAGAT TACTCGCCTCCTAGCGACACGAAACGCTAA
- the LOC135076628 gene encoding uncharacterized protein LOC135076628: protein MSSSSSSTSKPTQAPTTSRGKTVGDKTDTKAPAPPPGSPLDGNTTITERRIQKKRYAAPRKGDPKLGKSIALLQDLGKKTSTGGLRRAVTIKNAQTSARMAAADDNRDLAEVSFQGDSPTKPKPNEDTTPPVTPTSTTGLLSSPELEAREPESGGPAPVAQDSTPTESEGPAPVAQDSTPTESEGPAPVAQHSTPTSSPRADHYSIVVSTTPVETQQCDDEDDYEERISEIDQELSDLGVWEHTEGPSEDDASDTGSYSGRPSFLPPIGQRTAVSKDLATERAREVMMEGKTALEKPRNLDKKVKAIAVNALSDLYELVLALADSRQRHRLNLEIEKTRSARELAKVEREHAKTLSSLQKEFAEAMQKGSADHQRTHTSVDKVQGWLDFEMDGLFKTVQAIHAEVRSARAQASVPPPKPSANSTEPKQNPAQDYSAVLKEISDKVTSLATELHYIKEDSKVAKAIRYSPPPSPEQCPQRTSDATALEGIRGDLRRIEESIGLLKASIESKPTPKREDIKTDLKEALTPIARKANEIAEGVEELKDITYAGNGPQPAGALGLGAEIALTDTTAQLEDIINPLRADVAEAASQSRTLKETLVWFNSAHKDKQTRPVNDVAQSKSYAAVLKTKPPKKPNHAIIVSSTDPTNTGDKVLADIRDTLDFKTTGITVERVRKAKNSKVVLTCDTGDNIKKISTQISKNKNLIVKEAKASNPLIKIKNILAYHTDEELIENLKAQNKKVFTDLAKEDRFVKVRYRKRARNVHQCHPVLEVSPKLHSRILEAGVLHIGLERGSVEDQSPLIQCSKCLGFGHTKALCKEKEQLCNFCGENHAWQDCPNRAAGNPPKCRNCTNSKRDNPETPPHMAYSDICPERQTWDRIARSKTAYC, encoded by the exons atgtcgtcgtcgtcgtcttcAACTTCAAAACCCACACAGGCCCCCACAACATCTCGGGGAAAAACAGTGGGTGACAAGACTGACACAAAGGCGCCGGCACCCCCTCCGGGCTCTCCTCTAGATGGCAACACAACCATCACAGAGA GAAGGATCCAGAAAAAAAGGTATGCAGCGCCAAGGAAAGGAGACCCTAAACTTGGCAAAAGCATAGCCTTACTGCAGGATCTAGGAAAGAAAACGTCCACAGGTGGCCTACGCAGAGCGGTTACCATCAAGAATGCTCAAACAAGTGCGAGAATGGCCGCCGCAGACGACAACAGAGACCTCGCAGAAGTATCCTTCCAAGGAGACTCACCAACCAAACCAAAACCGAACGAGGACACCACACCACCAGTAACACCAACGTCCACAACGGGACTGTTGTCGTCGCCAGAGTTGGAGGCGAGGGAGCCAGAATCCGGGGGACCCGCACCCGTCGCTCAAGACTCCACTCCGACAGAATCCGAGGGACCCGCACCCGTCGCTCAAGACTCCACTCCGACAGAATCCGAGGGACCCGCACCCGTTGCTCAACACTCCACTCCGACATCATCGCCACGAGCCGACCACTACAGCATCGTTGTGTCCACAACACCAGTCGAGACACAGCAATGCGATGACGAGGACGACTACGAGGAAAGGATCTCAGAGATAGACCAGGAGCTATCAGACCTGGGGGTCTGGGAGCACACGGAGGGACCCTCGGAGGATGACGCCTCCGATACTGGTAGTTACAGCGGACGACCAAGTTTTCTCCCCCCCATCGGACAAAGAACGGCAGTAAGTAAAGATCTCGCAACCGAGAGAGCCCGAGAAGTCATGATGGAGGGTAAAACAGCATTGGAAAAGCCCCGAAACTTGGACAAAAAGGTGAAGGCGATCGCTGTAAACGCCCTCAGCGACCTATATGAACTTGTGTTGGCCCTGGCGGACTCCAGACAAAGGCATCGCCTTAACCTGGAAATTGAAAAGACCAGGTCCGCAAGGGAATTAGCAAAGGTAGAGAGGGAGCATGCAAAGACACTGAGCTCTCTCCAAAAAGAGTTTGCCGAAGCTATGCAAAAGGGAAGTGCAGACCACCAACGCACCCATACATCAGTGGACAAAGTCCAGGGCTGGCTTGACTTTGAGATGGACGGATTGTTCAAGACAGTCCAAGCCATCCACGCAGAGGTCAGGTCGGCCCGCGCGCAAGCCTCAGTCCCCCCCCCAAAACCATCGGCAAACTCCACGGAACCCAAGCAGAACCCAGCACAGGACTACAGCGCAGTCCTAAAAGAAATATCGGATAAAGTAACCTCATTGGCGACGGAACTCCACTACATCAAGGAGGACTCCAAAGTGGCCAAGGCAATCCGATATAGCCCACCACCTAGCCCCGAGCAGTGCCCCCAACGAACATCAGATGCTACCGCCCTTGAGGGAATAAGAGGAGACCTCCGACGAATTGAGGAATCCATCGGTCTCCTCAAGGCCAGCATCGAGTCCAAACCAACCCCGAAACGGGAAGACATAAAGACTGACCTTAAGGAGGCACTGACACCAATAGCAAGGAAAGCCAACGAAATCGCTGAGGGCGTCGAGGAGCTCAAAGACATAACCTACGCCGGGAACGGTCCTCAACCTGCGGGGGCTCTTGGATTGGGTGCTGAAATAGCCCTCACCGACACGACCGCCCAATTGGAGGACATCATCAATCCACTAAGGGCGGACGTGGCTGAGGCGGCAAGCCAGAGCAGGACCCTGAAGGAGACCCTCGTGTGGTTCAACTCGGCCCACAAAGATAAGCAGACGCGGCCTGTGAACGACGTCGCACAATCAAAATCGTACGCAGCGGTACTTAAAACAAAACCACCCAAGAAGCCGAACCACGCGATAATAGTTTCCAGCACTGACCCCACAAACACCGGGGACAAGGTGCTGGCAGATATCAGAGACACTTTAGATTTCAAGACAACTGGAATCACGGTGGAACGCGTGCGAAAGGCCAAAAACAGCAAGGTGGTGCTTACCTGCGACACTGGCGACAACATCAAAAAAATAAGCACCCAaatttctaaaaacaaaaaccTAATAGTTAAAGAGGCGAAAGCGTCAAACCCCctgataaaaattaaaaatatcttggCGTACCATACGGATGAGGAACTTATAGAAAACCTCAAGGCCCAAAACAAAAAAGTCTTTACAGACTTGGCCAAGGAAGACCGATTCGTAAAGGTACGCTACAGAAAAAGAGCAAGAAACGTACACCAGTGTCATCCGGTGCTGGAAGTGTCCCCCAAATTGCACAGCAGGATACTCGAGGCGGGAGTTCTACACATCGGTCTCGAGCGAGGGTCAGTAGAAGACCAGTCGCCCCTCATACAATGCTCCAAGTGCCTAGGCTTCGGACACACCAAGGCACTTTGCAAGGAGAAGGAGCAACTATGCAATTTCTGTGGAGAAAACCACGCATGGCAAGATTGCCCGAACAGAGCGGCAGGTAATCCACCGAAGTGCAGAAACTGCACCAACTCTAAGAGGGACAACCCAGAAACACCACCCCACATGGCATATAGTGATATATGCCCTGAGCGACAAACGTGGGACCGGATAGCACGTTCCAAAACGGCATACTGCTAA